One genomic segment of Hordeum vulgare subsp. vulgare chromosome 2H, MorexV3_pseudomolecules_assembly, whole genome shotgun sequence includes these proteins:
- the LOC123425304 gene encoding uncharacterized protein LOC123425304, translated as MFPLSGLPRCVALRSKNDNSYLRSVHDERQGGSFVELRAGDGGLMNPRSRFYLEASKEHNGLVHIRCCYNNKYWVPQQRVLHGSTRWTIGTANELEEDLSKPSCTLFKHIPVAGEDGSTCRFLHSHLRKYVGVLSSSDLSKRPYLHITHEESNQDNLIQAFAVLEVSDQKQLPEHVAFKGSNGQFLGGKSIEGYNYLECSQDDIGDKSVLQIISTDENGVVRIKSNDFGRFWRLSPGWIWADSDGSDTSSTNTDILFKVTTGSNFIALKNLGNNKFCKLLTAEGKVGCLNACVDSITEETKLQCYEPVITRDIYEVNFHLHDAKIYTRGIKGLEDQTVENTTTSTEKTEVSFTYLNTVESTWSSTVSTKMAMSINFTAGIPEVLAGQIEVSSEFSGSYTWGATDSKTEQVNKGVSVEVPPMKKVTVSTIASDGFCNIPFSYKQMDTLYNGEKVIRKFNDGMYFGVKTSSIVFHVEEKNL; from the exons ATGTTTCCACTGTCAGGCTTGCCCAGATGCGTCGCTCTCCGCTCAAAGAATGACAACAGCTACCTGCGCTCGGTTCACGATGAGAGGCAAGGTGGCAGCTTCGTCGAGCTAAGGGCCGGCGACGGAGGCCTCATGAACCCGCGCTCCAGGTTCTACCTGGAGGCGTCCAAGGAACACAATGGGCTCGTGCACATCAGATGCTGCTACAACAACAAGTACTGGGTGCCGCAGCAACGCGTGCTTCACGGCAGCACTCGCTGGACCATTGGCACCGCAAATGAGCTCGAGGAGGACCTCTCCAAGCCTTCATGCACCCTGTTTAAGCACATCCCAGTCGCCGGCGAAGACGGCTCCACCTGCAG GTTCCTCCATTCCCATCTACGAAAATATGTTGGCGTGTTATCCAGTTCTGATTTGTCCAAACGTCCTTACTTGCATATAACACATGAAGAATCTAATCAAGATAATCTCATTCAAGCCTTTGCCGTCCTTGAGGTGTCCGACCAGAAGCAGCTGCCTGAACATGTCGCTTTCAAAGGCAGCAATGGGCAGTTCCTTGGCGGAAAGAGCATCGAGGGTTATAATTATCTTGAATGTTCACAAGATGATATTGGAGATAAAAGTGTGCTTCAAATCATTTCCACAGATGAGAATGGAGTTGTCCGTATAAAATCCAACgattttgggaggttttggaggCTCAGCCCGGGCTGGATCTGGGCTGATTCAGATGGCAGTGACACCAGCAGCACCAACACTGACATATTATTCAAGGTGACCACTGGGTCCAACTTCATTGCACTCAAAAACTTGGGCAACAACAAGTTCTGTAAACTCTTAACCGCGGAGGGGAAAGTAGGTTGCCTCAATGCTTGTGTTGATTCCATCACAGAGGAAACAAAACTCCAGTGCTATGAACCAGTTATTACTCGAGACATCTATGAAGTTAATTTTCACCTGCATGATGCTAAGATCTATACCAGGGGTATTAAGGGTCTTGAGGATCAAACTGTTGAAAATACTACTACTTCAACAGAAAAAACTGAAGTAAGCTTCACATACTTAAATACAGTGGAGAGTACCTGGAGCTCTACTGTTTCAACAAAGATGGCCATGAGTATCAATTTTACAGCGGGTATTCCAGAAGTACTTGCTGGACAAATTGAGGTGAGCAGTGAATTTTCTGGATCATATACCTGGGGAGCAACCGATTCTAAAACAGAGCAAGTTAACAAAGGAGTTTCCGTTGAAGTTCCTCCAATGAAGAAAGTGACAGTAAGCACGATTGCATCAGACGGTTTCTGTAATATTCCTTTCTCATACAAGCAGATGGACACTCTATACAATGGGGAAAAAGTTATCCGGAAATTCAACGATGGCATGTATTTTGGTGTTAAAACCTCCAGTATCGTGTTCCATGTAGAAGAGAAAAACCTGTGA